From a region of the Streptomyces sp. NBC_01454 genome:
- a CDS encoding thioredoxin domain-containing protein, with protein MSNRNSQAGKAAARDRIRAERERQKKKERLRRQLTAAAVVVGVLAVAGGIGYAVLKANEPTGWEAAKEAKLVTPAHTQGKNGTEILIGDKKARQTLEVFEDVRCPACAAFEQSSGKALLKDIEDGRFRARFTMYTFIDDAQGSGQGSKNALSALGAALNVSPEAFLKYKSALYSVKYHPDEREDLYAKDSELLKVASDVPELRHNKAFETAVTKGTYDRWAMEMGALFGRKGVKGTPTFLHGDKKLVMDQIPQRQMTQAQYNQLAQANFNKMIDREFGPAKGSAGGGAGKGDSTGGGGAKGIREGEKDPTGGR; from the coding sequence ATGAGCAACCGCAACAGCCAGGCCGGCAAGGCCGCGGCCCGTGACCGCATCCGGGCCGAGCGCGAGCGCCAGAAGAAGAAGGAACGGCTGCGCCGTCAACTCACCGCGGCGGCCGTGGTGGTCGGCGTGCTGGCGGTGGCCGGCGGCATCGGCTATGCCGTGCTGAAGGCCAACGAGCCGACGGGCTGGGAGGCCGCCAAGGAGGCCAAGCTCGTCACGCCCGCCCACACCCAGGGCAAGAACGGCACCGAGATCCTGATAGGCGACAAGAAGGCCCGGCAGACCCTGGAGGTCTTCGAGGACGTCCGCTGCCCGGCGTGCGCGGCCTTCGAGCAGAGCAGCGGCAAGGCCCTGCTCAAGGACATCGAGGACGGCCGCTTCCGGGCCCGCTTCACGATGTACACCTTCATCGACGACGCCCAGGGCAGCGGCCAGGGCTCGAAGAACGCCCTGAGCGCGCTCGGCGCGGCGCTGAACGTCAGCCCGGAGGCCTTCTTGAAGTACAAGTCGGCGCTGTACTCCGTCAAATACCACCCCGACGAGCGCGAGGACCTCTACGCCAAGGACTCCGAGCTGCTCAAGGTCGCCTCCGACGTCCCCGAGCTGCGGCACAACAAGGCGTTCGAGACGGCGGTCACCAAGGGCACCTACGACCGCTGGGCGATGGAGATGGGCGCGCTGTTCGGCCGCAAGGGCGTCAAGGGCACCCCGACCTTCCTGCACGGCGACAAGAAGCTGGTGATGGATCAGATCCCCCAGCGCCAGATGACGCAGGCGCAGTACAACCAGCTCGCCCAGGCCAACTTCAACAAGATGATCGACCGCGAGTTCGGCCCGGCGAAGGGCTCCGCGGGCGGCGGTGCGGGCAAGGGCGACAGCACGGGAGGAGGCGGAGCGAAGGGGATCCGCGAGGGCGAAAAGGACCCCACGGGCGGCCGCTGA
- a CDS encoding TraR/DksA family transcriptional regulator, with amino-acid sequence MVAKKTAAEKSTTPADEAVAKQPAPKKTAPKKAAARKTADGAARPSKTTAEKAAPAKKAAKKATPVKTAAKKAAAKKAAAKKTAAKKTAAKTTAKKTAKTAKKAPAGTAAVPAKKTGAKTVVAKKTAAATAGAHGKSSAGPAVKVAAAPGELAVRPGEDPWTPAEVAEARTELMDEAARLRLEIVTAENAIAGLMRDSGDGAGDDEADTGTKNITREHELALASNAREMLHQTERALGRLDAGTYGLCENCGNPIGKARMQAFPRATLCVECKQKQERR; translated from the coding sequence ATGGTGGCGAAAAAGACCGCCGCGGAGAAGAGCACGACGCCTGCCGACGAGGCCGTCGCGAAGCAGCCTGCACCGAAGAAGACCGCTCCGAAGAAGGCCGCGGCCAGGAAGACGGCGGACGGCGCGGCCCGCCCGTCGAAGACCACGGCCGAGAAGGCGGCGCCGGCGAAGAAGGCCGCCAAGAAGGCGACGCCGGTGAAGACGGCCGCCAAGAAGGCCGCCGCGAAGAAAGCCGCCGCGAAGAAGACAGCGGCCAAGAAGACAGCGGCCAAGACGACCGCGAAGAAGACCGCGAAGACCGCGAAGAAGGCTCCGGCCGGAACGGCCGCGGTGCCCGCTAAGAAGACGGGAGCCAAAACGGTGGTGGCGAAGAAGACTGCGGCCGCAACGGCCGGGGCGCACGGCAAGAGCTCCGCGGGGCCGGCGGTCAAGGTGGCCGCGGCGCCGGGCGAGCTCGCCGTGCGCCCCGGTGAGGACCCTTGGACGCCCGCGGAGGTGGCCGAGGCCCGGACCGAGCTGATGGACGAGGCGGCGCGGCTGCGGCTGGAGATCGTCACGGCGGAGAACGCCATCGCCGGGCTGATGCGCGACTCCGGTGACGGTGCGGGCGACGACGAGGCCGACACCGGCACCAAGAACATCACCCGCGAACACGAGCTGGCGCTCGCCTCCAACGCCCGCGAGATGCTCCACCAGACCGAGCGGGCCCTGGGCCGGCTGGACGCGGGCACCTACGGGCTGTGCGAGAACTGCGGCAACCCCATCGGCAAGGCACGGATGCAGGCCTTCCCGCGGGCGACGCTGTGCGTGGAGTGCAAGCAGAAGCAGGAGCGCCGCTGA
- the lspA gene encoding signal peptidase II, whose product MAEAERITGTPEPEPGGGADPTTGAGEDGAAQSGPGAGRGRRRILALLLVALLVYVLDLSSKLLVVAKLEHHAPIEVIGTLLQFTVIRNRGAAFGMGEALTIFLTFIAAAVIVVIARIARKLYSLPWAIALGLLLGGAFGNLTDRIFRTPGVFEGAVVDFIAPAHFAVFNLADSAIVCGGILIVILSFRGLDPDGTVHKD is encoded by the coding sequence GTGGCAGAGGCGGAACGCATCACCGGCACGCCGGAACCCGAACCGGGGGGCGGGGCGGACCCCACGACGGGCGCCGGAGAGGACGGGGCGGCGCAGTCCGGACCGGGCGCCGGCCGCGGCAGGCGGCGGATCCTCGCCCTGCTGCTGGTCGCGCTGCTGGTCTACGTGCTCGACCTGAGCAGCAAGCTCCTCGTCGTCGCGAAGCTGGAGCACCACGCGCCCATCGAGGTCATCGGGACGCTGCTGCAGTTCACGGTGATCCGTAACCGCGGTGCCGCCTTCGGGATGGGCGAGGCACTGACGATCTTCCTCACCTTCATCGCGGCGGCCGTGATCGTGGTGATCGCCCGGATCGCCCGCAAGCTCTACAGCCTGCCCTGGGCGATCGCGCTCGGGCTGCTGCTCGGTGGTGCCTTCGGCAACCTCACCGACCGGATCTTCCGCACGCCGGGCGTCTTCGAGGGCGCGGTCGTCGACTTCATCGCCCCTGCGCACTTCGCGGTCTTCAACCTCGCCGACTCCGCGATCGTCTGCGGCGGCATCCTGATCGTGATCCTGTCCTTCCGGGGCCTGGACCCCGACGGGACCGTCCACAAGGACTGA
- a CDS encoding DUF2252 domain-containing protein — translation MPSQHAPAQEAEQRGEEILAVFDTAFGELLAADPAAFRVKFRKMAASAFAFYRGTACLFYRDLEAGAAEGDGKDSGPYLDERTGRVWIHGDLHAENFGTYMDSTGRLIFNVNDFDEAYVGPFTWDLKRFAASVALIGYAKALSDKQITDLVRTYAAAYRERIHALASGGPSADREELPPFTLDTAEGPLLDALRDARSLTRFALLDSMTEIRDFERRFAPGSGSVELDAATRYKVLAAFDGYLETLPESSLDRPDSYRVKDVVGRRGIGIGSAGLPSYNILLEGNSDALENDVVIYMKQAQTPAVSRHVTDPAIRGYFQHEGHRTVISQRALQDHADPWLGWTELDGAGQLVAEISPYAVDLDWSDIDDPEEIAAVVADLGRATATMHGAADDESGHSLVPFSTERAIDAAIAADVEGFAALLVDFAHSYGARARADHQIFVDLFRNGRIPGL, via the coding sequence ATGCCGTCCCAGCACGCCCCGGCGCAGGAAGCCGAGCAGCGCGGCGAGGAGATCCTCGCCGTTTTCGACACCGCCTTCGGGGAGCTGCTCGCCGCGGACCCCGCGGCCTTCCGCGTGAAATTCCGGAAGATGGCCGCCTCCGCTTTCGCCTTCTACCGGGGGACGGCGTGTCTGTTCTACCGGGACCTGGAGGCCGGGGCCGCGGAGGGCGACGGCAAGGACAGCGGCCCGTATCTGGACGAGCGGACCGGCCGGGTGTGGATCCACGGTGATCTGCACGCCGAGAACTTCGGCACCTACATGGACTCCACCGGCCGCCTGATCTTCAACGTCAACGACTTCGACGAGGCGTACGTCGGCCCGTTCACCTGGGACCTCAAGCGGTTCGCCGCCTCGGTCGCGCTGATCGGCTACGCCAAGGCGCTCAGCGACAAGCAGATCACCGACCTGGTGCGCACCTACGCCGCGGCCTACCGGGAGCGCATCCACGCGCTGGCCTCCGGGGGGCCGAGCGCCGACCGGGAGGAGCTGCCGCCGTTCACGCTGGACACCGCCGAGGGCCCGCTGCTGGACGCGCTGCGCGACGCCCGCTCGCTGACCCGCTTCGCACTGCTGGACTCGATGACGGAGATCCGCGACTTCGAGCGCCGCTTCGCGCCGGGCAGCGGCAGCGTCGAGCTGGACGCGGCCACCCGCTACAAGGTGCTCGCCGCCTTCGACGGCTATCTGGAGACACTGCCCGAGTCGAGCCTGGACCGCCCGGACTCCTACCGCGTCAAGGACGTGGTGGGCCGGCGCGGCATCGGCATCGGCTCGGCCGGTCTGCCGTCGTACAACATCCTTCTGGAGGGCAACAGCGACGCCCTGGAGAACGATGTCGTGATCTACATGAAGCAGGCGCAGACCCCGGCGGTCTCCCGGCACGTCACCGACCCCGCGATCCGCGGCTACTTCCAGCACGAGGGCCACCGCACGGTGATCTCGCAGCGCGCCCTGCAGGACCACGCCGACCCTTGGCTGGGCTGGACCGAGCTGGACGGCGCCGGCCAGCTGGTCGCCGAGATCTCGCCGTACGCGGTCGACCTGGACTGGTCGGACATCGACGACCCGGAGGAGATCGCGGCGGTGGTGGCCGACCTGGGGCGGGCCACCGCGACCATGCACGGCGCCGCGGACGACGAGAGCGGCCACTCGCTGGTGCCGTTCTCGACGGAGCGGGCGATCGACGCGGCCATCGCGGCCGATGTGGAGGGCTTCGCGGCGCTGCTGGTGGACTTCGCGCACTCCTACGGCGCCCGCGCCCGCGCCGACCACCAGATCTTCGTGGACCTCTTCCGCAACGGCCGGATCCCCGGCCTCTAG
- a CDS encoding dienelactone hydrolase family protein: MSVPASAESPTSGLSTIVLFHSVCGRRPAVHAAADRLRAAGHEVIVPDLFDGRTAESVPDGILIKDEIGKEELLKRAITAVAPYSDRGLVYAGFSFGGSVAQNLALGDDKTRGLLLLHGTSDIAEDTVADDLPVQLHVADPDPYEPHDWLNAWYLQMRRAGADVEVYRYAGAGHLFTDPGLPDHDAEAAERMWKVAEGFLAGL; the protein is encoded by the coding sequence ATGTCAGTGCCGGCCTCCGCCGAGTCCCCGACCAGCGGGCTTTCGACGATTGTGCTGTTTCATTCGGTGTGCGGGCGGAGACCCGCGGTGCACGCCGCGGCCGACCGGCTGCGGGCCGCGGGACACGAGGTGATCGTTCCCGACCTGTTCGACGGCCGGACCGCGGAGTCGGTCCCGGACGGCATTCTCATCAAGGACGAGATCGGCAAGGAGGAGCTGCTCAAGCGGGCCATCACGGCCGTGGCGCCGTACTCCGACCGCGGGCTGGTCTACGCCGGCTTCTCCTTCGGCGGCTCGGTCGCCCAGAACCTCGCGCTGGGCGACGACAAGACCCGCGGTCTGCTGCTGCTCCACGGCACCTCGGACATCGCCGAGGACACCGTCGCCGACGATCTGCCGGTGCAGCTGCACGTCGCCGACCCCGACCCGTACGAGCCGCACGACTGGCTGAACGCCTGGTACCTCCAGATGCGCCGGGCCGGCGCGGACGTAGAGGTCTACCGCTACGCCGGCGCCGGCCATCTCTTCACCGACCCCGGCCTGCCCGACCACGACGCGGAGGCGGCGGAGCGCATGTGGAAGGTGGCGGAGGGCTTCCTCGCCGGGCTGTGA
- a CDS encoding Na+/H+ antiporter: MDQLALMFVLLLGAVVMVPVGDRLGLPSPVLMTLAGAVLALLPFVPNVEVPPEFILPVVLPPLLYAAVQRTSWRQFTANLRPIFLLAVALVFATTAAVAAVAQAVVPGMPVAAAVVLGALVAPPDPVAATAVAGKLGLPRRMVSILEGEGLFNDVTAIVLYHVALAAAVSGTFSVPAALGSLVLSAVVAIAVGLALGWVTNKLMGLLGDPTLQIGLTLLVPFVSYVLAEEFKGSGVLAVLTCALFLAEHAVDADDVMGRLAGYTFWEVVDTLVTGVAFGLIGLELHNIFSAASHRWGQLLGAGAAVVGVVVGVRLLWLLPAAWLAKRMHKRRDYDEDIPMSWRETLIMWWSGMRGVASVALALAIPYTIDGGGDFPVRDDILFIAFAVVLSTLIIQGLTLPWLVRRLRVRADTDAVDALERELALRVIKASKRRLKEILEVEELPDEISDQLARRAHDIGARIAPDIVDDERRELFEKRIARMKKVQRIQGEMLSAARHEVLAARSEPGADPEIVDRVLRHLDVRSLRGTP; encoded by the coding sequence GTGGACCAGCTGGCTCTGATGTTCGTCCTTTTGCTCGGAGCCGTGGTCATGGTTCCGGTCGGCGACCGGCTGGGGCTCCCGTCACCGGTACTGATGACCCTGGCCGGTGCTGTGCTGGCGCTGCTGCCGTTCGTGCCCAACGTCGAGGTGCCGCCCGAATTCATCCTGCCGGTGGTGCTGCCGCCGCTGCTCTACGCGGCGGTGCAGCGCACCTCCTGGCGGCAGTTCACCGCCAACCTCCGGCCGATCTTCCTGCTCGCCGTGGCGCTGGTCTTCGCCACCACCGCGGCGGTCGCCGCCGTCGCCCAGGCGGTGGTGCCGGGTATGCCGGTGGCCGCCGCGGTGGTGCTCGGTGCGCTGGTCGCGCCGCCCGACCCGGTCGCTGCGACCGCGGTCGCCGGCAAGCTCGGGCTGCCCCGCCGGATGGTGTCCATCCTGGAGGGCGAGGGGCTGTTCAACGACGTCACCGCGATCGTGCTCTACCACGTGGCGCTCGCCGCGGCGGTCAGCGGCACCTTCTCGGTGCCCGCCGCGCTCGGCTCACTGGTGCTGTCCGCGGTGGTCGCCATAGCGGTCGGCCTGGCGCTCGGCTGGGTCACCAACAAGCTGATGGGGCTGCTCGGCGATCCGACGCTGCAGATCGGGCTGACCCTGCTGGTGCCGTTCGTCTCCTACGTCCTGGCCGAGGAGTTCAAGGGATCGGGCGTGCTGGCGGTGCTGACCTGTGCGCTCTTCCTCGCCGAGCACGCGGTCGACGCCGACGACGTGATGGGCCGGCTGGCGGGCTACACCTTCTGGGAGGTCGTCGACACCCTCGTCACCGGCGTCGCTTTCGGGCTCATCGGCCTGGAGCTGCACAACATCTTCAGCGCCGCCTCGCACCGCTGGGGCCAGCTGCTCGGCGCCGGCGCCGCCGTCGTCGGGGTGGTCGTCGGCGTCCGCCTGCTGTGGCTGCTGCCCGCCGCCTGGCTGGCCAAGCGGATGCACAAGCGCCGCGACTACGACGAGGACATCCCGATGAGCTGGCGGGAGACGCTCATCATGTGGTGGTCGGGGATGCGCGGGGTGGCCTCGGTGGCGCTGGCGCTGGCCATTCCGTACACGATCGACGGCGGCGGCGACTTCCCGGTCCGCGACGACATCCTCTTCATCGCCTTCGCGGTGGTGCTCTCCACCCTGATCATCCAGGGCCTGACCCTGCCCTGGCTGGTGCGCCGGCTGCGGGTGCGGGCCGACACCGACGCGGTCGACGCGCTGGAGCGGGAGCTGGCACTGCGGGTGATCAAGGCGTCCAAGCGCCGGCTGAAGGAGATCCTGGAGGTCGAGGAGCTGCCCGACGAGATCAGCGACCAGCTGGCCCGCCGGGCGCACGACATCGGCGCCCGGATCGCGCCGGACATCGTCGACGACGAGCGGCGCGAGCTCTTCGAGAAGCGCATCGCCCGGATGAAGAAGGTGCAGCGCATCCAGGGCGAGATGCTCTCCGCCGCCCGGCACGAGGTGCTGGCGGCCCGCAGCGAACCGGGCGCGGACCCGGAGATCGTCGACCGGGTGCTGCGGCATCTGGACGTGCGCAGCCTGCGGGGCACGCCCTGA
- a CDS encoding alkaline phosphatase D family protein — protein sequence MTDHDQISRRTAVTAVAATAALLPFAGAAAAHAQEAPDQGRFFQHGVASGDPLPDGILLWTRLTPTAAATPGSGRGPATEVSWEVASDKDFASVVARGNLTTSAAADHTVKADVRGLRPTTHYYYRFTAGGQHSPVGRTRTAPAEGTSAGNVRFGVVSCANWESGYFSPYRHLAARSDLDAVLHLGDYLYEYKSGEYPEFKYVVRPHSPAHELLTLADYRIRHGVHKTDPDALALHATHPVIAIWDDHEFADNAWKGGAVNHTPGTEGDWSTRMAAAKQAYFEWMPVRPSIAGTTYRRLRFGTLADLHLLDLRSFRDQQAKPGSGAVDDPSRTITGRAQLDWLKQGLARSDTAWRLVGTSVMISQVAFGAIPAKLLGPLAEILGMPKEGLAINTDQWDGYTDDRHELLSHLSDRGIDNTVFLTGDIHMAWANDVPLQAATYPATAPVATEFVVTSVTSDNVDDFLHVAPHTLSLAGVAAIRAANRHVKWLDMDSHGYGVLDVTAERTQMDYFGISDKTDPEATSTLLRSYRTRSGTQRMERADQPVG from the coding sequence GTGACTGATCACGACCAGATCTCGCGCCGCACAGCCGTTACGGCCGTAGCCGCCACCGCCGCCCTTCTGCCGTTCGCCGGCGCCGCCGCGGCCCACGCCCAAGAGGCCCCGGACCAGGGCCGGTTCTTCCAGCACGGCGTCGCCTCGGGGGACCCGCTGCCCGACGGCATCCTGCTGTGGACCCGCCTGACGCCGACCGCGGCGGCCACCCCGGGCTCCGGCCGGGGGCCGGCCACCGAGGTGAGCTGGGAGGTGGCGAGCGACAAGGACTTCGCGTCCGTCGTCGCACGGGGGAACCTCACCACCTCGGCCGCCGCCGACCACACCGTCAAGGCAGACGTCCGCGGCCTGCGCCCGACCACCCACTACTACTACCGCTTCACCGCCGGCGGGCAGCACTCCCCCGTCGGCCGCACCCGCACCGCCCCCGCCGAGGGCACCTCGGCGGGCAACGTCCGCTTCGGCGTGGTCTCCTGCGCCAACTGGGAGTCCGGCTACTTCTCCCCCTACCGTCATCTGGCCGCCCGCAGCGACCTGGACGCGGTGCTGCACCTCGGCGACTACCTCTACGAGTACAAGTCCGGTGAGTACCCGGAGTTCAAGTACGTCGTCCGCCCGCACTCCCCCGCCCACGAACTGCTCACCCTCGCCGACTACCGCATCCGGCACGGCGTCCACAAGACCGACCCGGACGCGCTGGCCCTGCACGCCACGCACCCGGTCATCGCCATCTGGGACGACCACGAGTTCGCCGACAACGCCTGGAAGGGCGGCGCGGTCAACCACACCCCGGGCACCGAGGGCGACTGGTCCACGCGGATGGCCGCGGCGAAGCAGGCGTACTTCGAGTGGATGCCGGTGCGCCCCTCGATCGCCGGCACCACCTACCGCAGGCTGCGCTTCGGCACCCTGGCCGATCTGCATCTGCTGGATCTGCGCTCGTTCCGCGACCAGCAGGCCAAACCGGGCAGCGGCGCGGTCGACGACCCCAGCCGGACGATCACCGGGCGGGCCCAACTGGACTGGCTCAAGCAGGGGCTGGCGCGCTCGGACACCGCCTGGCGGCTGGTCGGCACCTCGGTGATGATCTCGCAGGTCGCGTTCGGGGCGATACCCGCGAAGCTGCTCGGCCCGCTCGCCGAGATCCTCGGGATGCCCAAGGAGGGCCTGGCGATCAACACCGACCAGTGGGACGGCTACACCGACGACCGGCACGAGCTGCTCAGCCACCTCAGCGACCGCGGGATCGACAACACCGTGTTCCTGACCGGCGACATCCACATGGCCTGGGCCAACGACGTCCCGCTCCAGGCGGCGACCTACCCCGCGACCGCGCCGGTGGCCACGGAGTTCGTGGTCACCTCGGTCACCTCCGACAACGTGGACGACTTCCTGCACGTCGCGCCGCACACGCTCTCGCTGGCCGGCGTCGCGGCCATCCGGGCGGCCAACCGCCATGTGAAGTGGCTGGACATGGACTCGCACGGCTACGGGGTCCTGGACGTCACCGCCGAGCGGACGCAGATGGACTACTTCGGGATCTCCGACAAGACGGACCCGGAGGCCACCAGCACCCTGCTGCGCTCGTACCGCACCCGGTCCGGCACCCAGCGGATGGAGCGGGCGGACCAGCCGGTGGGTTGA
- a CDS encoding thioredoxin domain-containing protein, which translates to MSNRNNQANKQAARERLRAERERQAKKDKVRRQLIVGGAIVGVLAIAGGIGVAFASMGGDSGSAASGDEWGKAQQAKLVKPANTSGANGTTVVIGKKDAKNTLNLFEDPRCPGCANFEQNAGETVEKDIKDGKYKASYHLGTFLDANLKGTGSKNALSALGAALDVSPDAFLKYKFALYSKEYHPDETGPDKFADDSYLLKVADTIPALKGNAAFRKNVTSGTYNRWALEMSNAFNSFKDVTSTPTIKLNDTVLGTDSPQGKVAPSSAAAFTSMVNKALKH; encoded by the coding sequence ATGAGCAACCGCAACAACCAGGCCAACAAGCAGGCGGCGCGCGAGCGGCTGCGCGCCGAGCGTGAGCGGCAGGCGAAGAAGGACAAGGTCCGCCGGCAGCTGATCGTCGGCGGCGCGATCGTCGGCGTCCTCGCGATAGCCGGCGGCATCGGCGTGGCCTTCGCCAGCATGGGCGGTGACTCCGGCAGCGCCGCGAGCGGCGACGAGTGGGGGAAGGCGCAGCAGGCCAAGCTGGTCAAGCCGGCCAACACCTCCGGCGCCAACGGCACCACCGTCGTCATCGGCAAGAAGGACGCCAAGAACACCCTGAACCTCTTCGAGGACCCGCGCTGCCCCGGCTGCGCCAACTTCGAGCAGAATGCCGGGGAAACCGTCGAAAAGGACATCAAGGACGGCAAGTACAAGGCGTCCTACCACCTGGGCACGTTCCTCGACGCCAACCTCAAGGGCACCGGCTCCAAGAACGCGCTGAGCGCGCTGGGCGCGGCCCTCGACGTCAGCCCGGACGCCTTCTTGAAGTACAAGTTCGCGCTGTACTCGAAGGAGTACCACCCCGACGAGACCGGTCCGGACAAGTTCGCCGACGACAGCTACCTGCTCAAGGTCGCCGACACCATTCCGGCGCTCAAGGGCAATGCCGCCTTCCGCAAGAACGTCACGTCCGGCACGTACAACCGCTGGGCGCTGGAGATGTCCAACGCCTTCAACTCGTTCAAGGACGTCACCAGCACCCCGACCATCAAGCTCAACGACACGGTGCTGGGCACGGACAGCCCGCAGGGCAAGGTGGCCCCGTCCAGCGCCGCCGCCTTCACCTCCATGGTGAACAAGGCCCTCAAGCACTGA
- a CDS encoding mechanosensitive ion channel family protein, with amino-acid sequence MEDVLRPVVVIGGSVLLTLILVWLTDRALRRIDAAHPETPLWGLLRRCRIPLQVALCTALLRGSYDATAVKLIDDHAVGIGRTLTLVLIAATAWLVVRAAVAIVESSYSRYAAGARDAARVRRVRTQVTLIQRVVTAVVIVVAAASMLLTFPAMRAVGTSMLASAGLVGIVAGIAAQSTLGNLFAGLQIAFGDMVRIGDTVVVDGEWGTVEEITLTFLTVRTWDERRITMPVSYFTGKPFENWSRGGAQMTGTVLLHLDHSAPVEKMRQRLLEILQECPEWDGRSWSLVVTDTTPSTIVVRALATARDADTLWTVRCVVRERLLEWLQAEHAYALPRLSTAPAQVDLPPARRGLPEGADPTHG; translated from the coding sequence CTGGAGGACGTACTGCGTCCGGTCGTCGTCATCGGCGGCTCGGTCCTGCTCACGCTCATCCTGGTCTGGCTCACCGACCGGGCCCTGCGCCGGATCGACGCCGCGCACCCCGAGACCCCGCTCTGGGGACTGCTGCGGCGCTGCCGGATACCCCTGCAAGTGGCGCTGTGCACGGCGCTGTTGCGCGGCTCGTACGACGCGACCGCGGTCAAGCTCATCGACGACCACGCCGTGGGCATCGGCCGGACGCTGACCCTGGTGCTGATAGCGGCCACCGCCTGGCTGGTCGTCCGGGCCGCGGTGGCGATCGTCGAGTCGTCGTACTCGCGCTATGCGGCCGGCGCCCGGGACGCGGCGCGGGTGCGCCGGGTGCGGACCCAGGTGACGCTGATCCAGCGGGTGGTCACGGCCGTGGTGATCGTCGTCGCGGCCGCCTCGATGCTGCTGACGTTCCCGGCGATGCGGGCGGTGGGCACCTCCATGCTGGCGTCCGCCGGGCTGGTGGGCATCGTCGCCGGTATCGCCGCCCAGTCCACCCTCGGCAACCTCTTCGCCGGGCTGCAGATCGCCTTCGGCGACATGGTGCGGATCGGGGACACCGTCGTCGTGGACGGCGAGTGGGGCACCGTCGAGGAGATCACCCTGACGTTTCTGACCGTCCGGACCTGGGACGAGCGCCGGATCACCATGCCGGTGTCGTACTTCACCGGCAAGCCGTTCGAGAACTGGTCGCGCGGCGGTGCGCAGATGACCGGCACGGTCCTCCTCCACCTCGACCACAGTGCGCCGGTGGAGAAGATGCGGCAGCGGCTGCTGGAGATCCTCCAGGAGTGCCCGGAGTGGGACGGCCGGTCCTGGAGCCTGGTGGTGACCGACACCACACCGTCGACGATCGTGGTCCGCGCCCTGGCCACCGCCCGCGACGCGGACACCCTGTGGACGGTGCGCTGTGTGGTCCGCGAACGGCTGCTGGAGTGGCTGCAGGCCGAGCACGCCTACGCGCTGCCGCGGCTGTCCACCGCCCCGGCGCAGGTGGACCTGCCCCCGGCCCGCCGGGGTCTGCCGGAGGGCGCGGACCCGACGCACGGCTGA
- a CDS encoding RluA family pseudouridine synthase: protein MSTVPEIRTLPVPDGLEGERVDAALARMFGFSRTKAAELAAAGKVRVDGSEVMKSERVHGGAWLEVEMPQAAPPVEIVAEPVEGMEIVHDDDDIVVIVKPVGVAAHPSPGWSGTTVIGGLAAAGYRISTSGAAERQGIVHRLDVGTSGLMVVAKSERAYTLLKQQFRERTVDKRYHALVQGHPDPMSGTIDAPIGRHPQHDYKWAVTAEGKPSVTHYDLIEAFRAASLLDIKLETGRTHQIRVHMAAHRHPCAGDLTYGADPTLAKRLGLTRQWLHAMRLGFAHPSDGRWVEFESAYPDDLQRALDTVRDESS from the coding sequence GTGAGCACCGTTCCCGAGATCCGCACCCTGCCCGTACCGGACGGCCTGGAGGGCGAGCGCGTCGACGCCGCGCTGGCCCGCATGTTCGGCTTTTCCCGTACGAAGGCGGCCGAGCTTGCCGCCGCCGGAAAGGTCCGGGTCGACGGATCCGAGGTGATGAAGTCGGAGCGGGTGCACGGCGGCGCCTGGCTGGAAGTCGAGATGCCGCAGGCCGCGCCGCCCGTCGAGATCGTCGCCGAGCCCGTCGAGGGCATGGAGATCGTGCATGACGACGACGACATCGTCGTGATCGTCAAGCCGGTCGGGGTGGCCGCGCACCCGAGCCCCGGCTGGAGCGGCACGACCGTCATCGGCGGTCTGGCCGCGGCCGGCTACCGCATCTCCACCTCCGGTGCCGCCGAGCGCCAGGGCATCGTGCACCGTCTCGACGTCGGCACCTCGGGCCTGATGGTGGTCGCCAAGTCCGAGCGCGCCTACACCCTGCTCAAGCAGCAGTTCCGCGAGCGCACGGTCGACAAGCGCTACCACGCCCTGGTCCAGGGCCACCCGGACCCGATGAGCGGCACCATCGACGCCCCCATCGGCCGGCATCCGCAGCACGACTACAAGTGGGCGGTCACCGCCGAGGGCAAGCCGTCGGTCACCCACTACGACCTGATCGAGGCGTTCCGCGCGGCCAGCCTGCTCGACATCAAGCTGGAGACCGGCCGCACCCACCAGATCCGGGTGCACATGGCCGCCCACCGCCATCCCTGCGCCGGTGACCTGACCTACGGCGCGGACCCCACCCTCGCCAAGCGTCTGGGCCTCACCCGGCAGTGGCTGCACGCCATGCGGCTGGGCTTCGCACACCCCTCCGACGGCCGCTGGGTGGAGTTCGAGAGCGCCTACCCGGACGATCTGCAGCGGGCCCTGGACACCGTGCGGGACGAGAGCAGCTGA